The Paramisgurnus dabryanus chromosome 3, PD_genome_1.1, whole genome shotgun sequence genome includes a window with the following:
- the LOC141281948 gene encoding early activation antigen CD69-like, which produces MKIVVFSLLLTAYCELTTALKRKHFYFNIDTTWREAQSHCRSSYVDLSSLDSQDEITAINNASGLIGSYPDSWIGLKKISTHNWQWSDGSHRSFVNWENGQPDESGNDICTVVQDGELFDRHCTDSYSYFCYK; this is translated from the coding sequence ATGAAGATTGTCGTGTTTTCTCTTCTCCTGACAGCTTATTGTGAGCTGACAACAGCTCTGAAaagaaaacacttttattttaatattgatacAACATGGAGAGAAGCTCAAAGTCACTGCAGAAGCTCCTATGTAGATCTGTCTAGTCTTGACAGCCAGGATGAAATTACAGCAATAAACAATGCAAGTGGACTTATTGGTTCATACCCAGACAGCTGGATTGGTCTAAAAAAGATCTCTACACACAATTGGCAGTGGAGTGATGGAAGCCACAGAAGTTTTGTCAACTGGGAAAATGGACAACCAGACGAATCAGGCAATGACATCTGCACTGTAGTGCAAGATGGTGAACTGTTTGACAGGCATTGTACAGATTCATACTCTTACTTCTGCTACAAGTGA